One part of the Brevundimonas sp. NIBR11 genome encodes these proteins:
- a CDS encoding hydrolase, protein MRILPQDQAALDLVGRGEADLIDRAVRWANVNSGSDHADGLQTMLGLLEAEAATLPAEVRRIPTQGFSTVGDDGAVKPQARADALKITARPEAPIQVVLTGHYDTVYSADSAFQSVATRPDGALNGPGIADMKGGISVMLGALAAFETHPERERVGWTVLLSPDEEIGSPASAPLLAELGARGHVGMTYEPALADGTLAGARKGSGNFHLIVTGKAAHAGRAFHEGANAVAGAAMIAAALHGLNGRREGVTVNVARIAGGGPLNVVADNAVVRFNVRVPDAQSAAWVVDAIQEIVAAPPFEGLSLNLHGGMTRAPKPMDASQTALFEAVRETGALLGQAIAWSPSGGVCEGNNLHAAGLPNIDTLGVRGGLIHSSEEFAWPDSFVERASLSCLMLCKIASGEIDAERLKRLRLETL, encoded by the coding sequence ATGCGGATTCTCCCACAGGATCAGGCCGCCCTCGACCTGGTCGGGCGGGGCGAGGCCGATCTGATCGACCGCGCGGTGCGGTGGGCGAACGTCAACTCCGGCAGCGATCATGCGGATGGGCTCCAGACCATGCTGGGACTGCTGGAGGCCGAGGCGGCGACACTGCCGGCCGAGGTCCGGCGCATTCCGACGCAGGGGTTCTCGACGGTCGGTGACGACGGGGCGGTAAAGCCTCAGGCGCGGGCCGATGCGCTGAAGATCACGGCGCGGCCGGAGGCGCCGATCCAGGTCGTGCTGACCGGGCACTATGACACCGTCTATTCGGCGGACAGCGCGTTTCAGAGCGTGGCGACGCGGCCCGACGGGGCCCTGAACGGGCCGGGGATCGCCGACATGAAGGGCGGGATTTCGGTGATGCTGGGGGCGTTGGCGGCGTTCGAGACCCATCCGGAACGCGAGCGGGTCGGCTGGACCGTGCTGCTTTCGCCGGACGAGGAGATCGGGTCGCCGGCCTCGGCGCCGCTGCTGGCCGAACTCGGCGCGCGCGGGCATGTGGGGATGACCTATGAGCCGGCGCTGGCGGACGGGACCCTGGCGGGGGCGCGTAAGGGCAGCGGGAATTTCCACCTGATCGTCACTGGCAAGGCGGCCCATGCGGGCCGGGCCTTCCACGAGGGGGCGAATGCGGTCGCGGGCGCGGCGATGATCGCGGCGGCCCTGCACGGGCTCAATGGGCGGCGCGAGGGGGTGACGGTCAATGTGGCGCGCATCGCCGGCGGCGGGCCTCTGAACGTCGTGGCCGACAATGCGGTCGTGCGTTTCAATGTGCGGGTTCCTGATGCGCAGAGCGCGGCCTGGGTCGTCGATGCGATCCAGGAGATCGTCGCCGCGCCGCCGTTCGAGGGGCTGAGCCTGAACCTGCACGGCGGGATGACGCGGGCGCCCAAGCCGATGGATGCGTCGCAGACGGCCCTGTTCGAGGCGGTGCGGGAGACCGGCGCGCTGCTGGGTCAGGCCATCGCCTGGTCCCCGTCGGGCGGGGTGTGCGAGGGCAACAATCTGCATGCGGCGGGCCTGCCCAACATCGATACGCTGGGCGTGCGCGGCGGGCTGATCCATTCGTCGGAAGAGTTCGCCTGGCCCGACAGCTTCGTCGAGCGGGCGTCGTTGTCCTGTCTGATGCTGTGCAAGATCGCGTCGGGCGAGATCGATGCGGAGCGGCTGAAACGGCTGCGTCTGGAGACCCTGTAA
- a CDS encoding translocation/assembly module TamB domain-containing protein, with protein MTDPTPKPPRRLPSVRKKKPVEIIAPEEIAAGIETPAKAEKRRPTRLQAVAFFGGFALIGLLVLTLVLVFGGRMYLVSGPGRELVTSFVAGKKISRYGRINVEGLQGDLFDDFTLRRVTITDEKGVWLEARDVRVDWSYWPLVTRRFHASEITAKSIRLIRRPEVEPPDGKPPQPMPISIDIDRFTADIELLEGFSKEYGRWRLTGDALVPRAGNKGVNVSAYSLNRPGDFLRVAATLGAKPEDLRLNLRASEAQGGPLAGSLGYSPDRPFFASALVNGDIVNAVVRTGEFTPLTVRGRYGPEGSRISGYFDFSGSDLLAPFVERIGRTARFGFATIPASDRKGVQGMAWQLTSENLQSTAQGLIDMTDRSAPDGVALSVSTGSVTRLVGATSGGAAIYAGVFTGDAARWKLDGDVRIANANLASYVAGAIAGPLDISADRGRIGLAGDLSVAGGRSEGIVGALLGAAPRLAFEASRLTDGAILLRKIDVKGQALILNGSGGRGLTGGLGFRGRAEITDVGRIRPGARGTFGGPIQASSARSGAPWVLTFDGRGGRLATGMAELDRLLGATPRLQLAGNLDGGKIAIEQGVLTGAAGTASARGLIEPQGRLRLALDWNARGPFGVGPVAIDGAMTGEGALTGTLAQPRIDLTAAFGSVKAGPLTLTDADLVLSFRKGADASDGRVVMTAGSNYGPARAAGNFFLGGNQIRLSDVDLNAGGVTAQGALALANNTPSSADLTFTARPGAFLASGTADGRIRLTEGAGDTAIVDVTGSNIRLAGSTYVIRTIELDGRGTLNRLPFTVKADVGGGTPVSFDGSGVYSRRGEAQSVTLSGAGKVRDVAFSTRNPAVIALAGDGRVARLDLSVGGGVLMGEVRQDSDAAVIQADLTSVELGSIAPDLRGRVTGRISLRGSGDDLSGSANVNLAQLRSVDAPRGLSVDGAVTATLVNDTLRIQANAAGTDAVRATADVTLPVEASAAPLRLAIARTRPMSGEVDVQGQIQPIWDVFFGGERTLAGQVDGSATLGGTLAAPLINGRLNLENGRFRDNGVGLTLDDMTLNSRFDDTTALIQTFTATDGSGGTVSGDGRIGLREGSGSNFELALTRFKIIDNDIAEGRASGPLTVVRAADGNIQLAGEIVIDEARIEANPPGSSGIVGMDVVEINRPGGDPVEAEDNSRSRGPQIGMDIRLRSRGGNVQVAGRGLNVLLNVNARVRGTIAQPQLTGTANVVRGDYEFAGKRFVFDDRGSVSLSTDPNRIRLNLSAVREDPALTATIRVTGTAARPEILLTSTPALPQDEILSQVLFGRSASQLSPFEAAQLAAGVASLAGGGGFDVIGNLRELAGLDRLSFGGEASALTVAGGRYITDDVYLEIIGGGEGGAAVNVEWQVRRNLAISSEFGGQGDATLSIRWRRQSRVPGTGAQDRRPNRSDQDAD; from the coding sequence TTGACCGATCCGACCCCCAAGCCCCCCCGGCGACTGCCGTCGGTCCGCAAGAAGAAGCCGGTCGAGATCATCGCGCCTGAGGAAATCGCCGCCGGGATCGAGACACCCGCTAAGGCCGAGAAGCGCCGTCCCACAAGGCTGCAGGCCGTGGCCTTCTTCGGCGGCTTCGCCCTTATCGGGCTGCTGGTGCTGACACTGGTTCTGGTGTTCGGGGGGCGGATGTATCTGGTCTCCGGACCAGGGCGCGAACTGGTCACCAGCTTCGTCGCCGGCAAGAAGATCAGCCGCTATGGCCGCATCAATGTCGAAGGTCTGCAGGGCGATCTGTTCGACGACTTCACACTGCGCCGCGTCACGATCACCGATGAAAAGGGCGTCTGGCTGGAGGCCCGCGACGTCCGTGTCGACTGGAGCTACTGGCCGCTGGTCACGCGCCGGTTCCACGCCAGCGAGATCACGGCGAAGTCGATCCGTTTGATCCGCCGCCCCGAGGTCGAACCGCCGGACGGCAAGCCGCCCCAGCCGATGCCGATCAGCATCGACATCGACCGGTTCACCGCCGACATCGAACTGCTGGAAGGCTTCTCCAAGGAGTACGGCCGCTGGCGGCTGACCGGCGACGCCCTGGTCCCCCGCGCCGGGAACAAGGGCGTCAACGTCAGCGCCTACAGCCTGAATCGGCCCGGCGACTTCCTGCGGGTGGCCGCGACCCTGGGCGCCAAGCCGGAAGACCTGCGTCTGAACCTGCGGGCCAGCGAGGCCCAGGGCGGGCCGCTGGCGGGATCACTTGGCTATTCGCCCGACCGGCCCTTCTTCGCCTCGGCCCTGGTCAACGGCGACATCGTCAACGCCGTGGTGCGGACGGGCGAGTTCACGCCCCTGACTGTCCGGGGTCGCTATGGCCCGGAAGGGTCGCGCATCTCGGGCTATTTCGATTTCAGCGGCTCGGATCTACTCGCGCCGTTCGTCGAGCGCATCGGTCGCACGGCCCGGTTCGGCTTCGCTACGATCCCGGCCTCCGACCGCAAAGGCGTTCAGGGCATGGCGTGGCAGCTGACGTCCGAGAACCTGCAGTCGACCGCCCAGGGCCTGATCGACATGACCGACCGCAGTGCGCCCGACGGCGTGGCCTTGTCGGTCTCGACCGGGTCGGTCACCCGGCTGGTCGGCGCGACCAGCGGCGGGGCGGCGATCTATGCCGGCGTTTTCACCGGCGACGCCGCGCGGTGGAAGCTGGACGGCGACGTCCGAATCGCGAACGCCAACCTCGCCAGCTACGTCGCCGGAGCGATCGCGGGGCCGCTCGACATCTCCGCCGACCGGGGCCGGATCGGGCTGGCGGGCGATCTGAGCGTCGCGGGCGGTCGGAGCGAGGGCATCGTGGGCGCTCTCCTCGGGGCCGCGCCGCGCCTCGCGTTCGAGGCGTCGCGCCTGACGGACGGCGCGATCCTCTTGCGGAAGATCGATGTGAAGGGTCAGGCCCTGATCCTGAACGGCTCCGGCGGACGCGGACTGACCGGCGGGCTAGGCTTCCGGGGACGGGCCGAGATCACCGACGTGGGTCGCATCCGGCCTGGAGCCCGTGGGACCTTCGGCGGACCGATCCAGGCGTCCTCGGCTCGCAGCGGCGCGCCCTGGGTCCTGACCTTCGACGGGCGAGGCGGACGGCTGGCCACCGGCATGGCTGAGTTGGACCGGCTGCTGGGCGCCACGCCCCGGTTGCAGCTCGCGGGTAACCTCGACGGCGGCAAGATCGCGATCGAGCAGGGCGTCCTGACGGGAGCGGCGGGCACGGCCTCGGCCCGGGGACTGATCGAGCCGCAGGGGCGTCTGAGGCTGGCCCTGGACTGGAACGCCCGCGGTCCCTTCGGCGTCGGGCCGGTGGCCATCGACGGGGCCATGACCGGCGAAGGCGCCCTGACCGGCACCCTCGCTCAGCCGCGTATCGACCTGACCGCAGCCTTCGGCAGCGTGAAGGCGGGGCCGCTGACCCTGACCGACGCCGACCTGGTGCTGAGCTTCCGCAAGGGCGCCGACGCCTCGGACGGGCGGGTCGTGATGACCGCCGGGTCGAACTACGGACCGGCCCGGGCGGCAGGGAACTTCTTCCTCGGCGGCAACCAGATCCGGCTTTCGGATGTGGACCTGAACGCCGGTGGCGTGACGGCGCAGGGAGCACTGGCGTTGGCGAACAATACGCCGTCGAGCGCCGACCTGACCTTCACCGCCAGACCGGGCGCCTTCCTGGCCTCAGGGACGGCGGATGGGCGCATCCGGTTGACGGAGGGGGCGGGCGACACGGCCATCGTCGATGTGACCGGCTCGAACATCCGCCTGGCCGGATCGACCTACGTGATCCGGACGATTGAGCTGGACGGCCGCGGCACGCTGAACCGGCTGCCGTTCACGGTGAAGGCCGATGTGGGCGGCGGAACCCCGGTGTCGTTCGACGGATCCGGCGTCTACTCGCGCCGGGGCGAGGCCCAGAGCGTGACCCTGAGCGGGGCCGGCAAGGTGCGGGACGTCGCCTTCTCCACCCGTAATCCGGCGGTGATCGCCCTGGCCGGAGACGGACGGGTGGCCCGTTTGGACCTGTCGGTCGGAGGCGGCGTGCTGATGGGCGAGGTGCGTCAGGATTCCGACGCCGCCGTGATCCAGGCCGACCTGACCAGCGTCGAACTGGGCTCCATCGCGCCGGACCTGAGGGGGCGGGTCACCGGCCGCATCTCGCTGCGGGGGTCGGGCGACGACCTGTCGGGGTCGGCAAACGTCAACCTGGCCCAGTTGCGCAGCGTGGATGCGCCGAGAGGGCTGTCGGTCGATGGCGCGGTCACCGCGACCCTGGTCAACGACACGCTGCGGATCCAGGCCAATGCGGCCGGGACCGATGCGGTCAGGGCCACGGCCGATGTCACCCTGCCGGTCGAGGCGTCGGCCGCGCCGCTGCGGCTGGCCATCGCCCGAACCCGGCCCATGTCGGGCGAGGTCGATGTGCAGGGCCAGATCCAGCCGATCTGGGACGTCTTCTTCGGCGGCGAGCGGACCCTGGCCGGACAGGTCGACGGGTCGGCGACGCTGGGCGGGACCCTGGCCGCGCCCCTCATCAACGGGCGGCTGAACCTGGAGAACGGACGGTTCCGCGACAACGGGGTTGGGCTGACGCTCGACGACATGACGTTGAACAGCCGGTTCGACGACACGACGGCCCTGATCCAGACCTTCACCGCCACCGACGGGTCGGGCGGGACGGTGTCGGGCGACGGCCGGATCGGACTGCGCGAAGGGTCGGGGTCGAATTTCGAGCTGGCCCTGACGCGCTTCAAGATCATCGACAACGACATCGCCGAAGGTCGGGCGTCGGGTCCGTTGACCGTGGTCCGCGCCGCCGACGGCAACATTCAGCTGGCCGGCGAGATCGTCATCGACGAGGCCCGGATCGAGGCCAATCCGCCGGGGTCGAGCGGCATCGTCGGCATGGACGTCGTCGAGATCAACCGCCCAGGCGGCGATCCGGTCGAGGCCGAAGACAACAGCCGCAGTCGAGGGCCGCAGATCGGCATGGACATCCGCCTGCGGTCGCGGGGCGGCAATGTGCAGGTCGCGGGTCGGGGCCTGAATGTCCTCCTCAATGTGAACGCCCGGGTCCGGGGCACGATCGCCCAGCCGCAACTGACCGGGACCGCCAATGTGGTGCGCGGCGACTACGAGTTCGCCGGCAAGCGGTTCGTCTTCGACGACCGGGGCTCGGTCTCGCTGTCGACCGATCCGAACCGTATCCGGCTGAACCTGTCGGCGGTGCGCGAGGATCCGGCCCTGACGGCGACGATCCGGGTGACCGGGACGGCGGCGCGGCCCGAAATCCTGCTGACCTCGACCCCTGCCCTGCCCCAGGACGAGATCCTGTCGCAGGTGCTGTTCGGCCGCTCGGCGTCCCAGCTGTCGCCTTTCGAGGCGGCTCAGCTGGCGGCGGGCGTCGCGTCCCTGGCGGGCGGCGGCGGGTTCGATGTGATCGGAAACTTGCGCGAACTGGCCGGCCTGGACCGGCTGTCGTTCGGGGGCGAGGCCTCGGCCCTGACGGTGGCCGGCGGGCGCTACATCACCGACGACGTCTACCTGGAGATCATCGGCGGCGGCGAAGGCGGGGCGGCGGTGAACGTGGAGTGGCAGGTCCGCAGGAACCTGGCCATCAGCTCCGAGTTCGGCGGACAGGGCGACGCCACCTTGTCGATCCGCTGGCGCCGCCAATCCCGCGTGCCCGGCACGGGCGCACAGGACCGACGGCCCAATCGGTCAGATCAGGATGCCGACTAG
- a CDS encoding ATP-binding protein encodes MTANGYAMIAQVRFRELKTRIGLAAFIAVTTWFLTHTVWPAVWFGAVVATQALDWIAFGPLRRQPEVAPSTAYKAVLCATASINVIVYSAIAAYLWTAGGDAGRLFAIIQVAGGLLHVSLHMHHVRPLLFAAVVPHSLYFLGMPIVGAIVDGKPQEMLIAVGGVLYMMHLIVAVRQSSMTTKALQAANAEALAEREKAEIASAAKSEFLAVISHEIRTPMNAVISAANLLRRTRLDREQREHVSMLLDGGDVLVSLLNDVLDLSKIEAGKMQLESSVMDLREKLGSLGRLWEPKAAANGVRLKIEIDPGVPDCVRTDPLRLQQMLFNLLSNAVKFTDDGSITVSVDWRAEDRRLIMAVSDTGVGIPADRLARIFDSFEQVDAGTTRKYGGTGLGLAISRRLAEIMGGRLTAESVVGEGSTFVLSLPMEPVAKPAAETRRRSVQQAGLEGKVILAADDHAVNRRILSLLLEPHGCEIILVENGAEAVEAAKSQRFDAILMDMQMPVMDGLEASAQIRAGGLNRKTPLIALTANAMDVHRAAWDATGVHAFLTKPIDPVLLAATLAEACAQPVEDEAARVA; translated from the coding sequence ATGACGGCGAACGGCTACGCCATGATCGCCCAGGTGCGGTTTCGCGAACTAAAGACGCGGATCGGCCTGGCGGCGTTCATCGCCGTGACGACCTGGTTTCTGACGCACACAGTCTGGCCGGCTGTCTGGTTCGGCGCCGTCGTGGCCACCCAGGCCCTGGACTGGATCGCGTTCGGGCCCCTGCGCCGGCAGCCCGAAGTCGCACCCTCGACCGCCTACAAGGCCGTCCTGTGCGCCACAGCCTCGATCAATGTGATCGTCTATTCCGCAATCGCCGCCTATCTTTGGACGGCGGGCGGCGACGCCGGCCGGCTGTTCGCCATCATCCAGGTGGCCGGCGGCCTGCTGCATGTCAGCCTGCACATGCATCACGTCCGGCCGCTGCTGTTCGCGGCGGTGGTTCCGCACAGCCTCTATTTCCTCGGCATGCCCATCGTCGGAGCGATCGTGGACGGCAAACCGCAGGAGATGCTGATCGCGGTCGGCGGCGTGCTCTACATGATGCACCTGATCGTGGCCGTGCGTCAGAGCTCGATGACCACCAAGGCCTTGCAGGCCGCCAATGCCGAGGCCCTGGCGGAGCGTGAGAAGGCCGAGATCGCCAGCGCGGCCAAGTCGGAGTTCCTGGCCGTCATCAGCCACGAGATCCGCACCCCCATGAACGCCGTCATCTCGGCAGCCAACCTGCTGCGGCGAACGCGACTGGACCGGGAGCAGCGCGAGCACGTCTCGATGCTGCTGGACGGCGGCGACGTTCTCGTCAGCCTGCTCAACGATGTGCTGGACCTGTCGAAGATCGAGGCCGGCAAGATGCAGCTTGAATCCTCGGTCATGGACCTGCGCGAAAAGCTGGGATCGCTGGGCCGGCTGTGGGAGCCCAAGGCGGCCGCCAACGGGGTCCGCCTGAAGATAGAGATCGACCCGGGCGTGCCTGACTGCGTCCGGACCGACCCGCTGCGGTTGCAGCAGATGCTGTTCAATCTGCTGTCCAATGCAGTGAAGTTCACCGACGACGGATCGATCACGGTCTCGGTGGATTGGCGGGCGGAAGACCGGCGCCTGATCATGGCGGTCAGCGACACCGGGGTGGGCATTCCGGCCGACCGGCTGGCCCGCATCTTCGACAGCTTCGAACAGGTCGACGCGGGGACCACGCGGAAATACGGCGGCACGGGCCTGGGGCTGGCGATCAGCCGACGTCTGGCCGAGATCATGGGCGGCCGCCTGACCGCCGAGAGCGTCGTCGGCGAGGGGTCGACCTTCGTGCTGAGCCTTCCGATGGAGCCGGTGGCCAAGCCCGCGGCGGAGACGCGGCGTCGTTCGGTCCAGCAGGCCGGCCTGGAGGGCAAGGTCATCCTGGCCGCCGACGACCACGCCGTGAACCGCCGCATCCTGTCGCTGCTGCTGGAGCCGCACGGCTGCGAAATCATTCTGGTCGAGAACGGGGCCGAGGCCGTCGAGGCGGCGAAGAGCCAGCGGTTCGACGCCATCCTGATGGACATGCAGATGCCGGTCATGGACGGGCTGGAGGCTTCGGCGCAGATCCGGGCCGGCGGACTCAACCGGAAGACGCCGCTCATCGCCCTGACCGCCAACGCCATGGATGTGCACCGGGCGGCGTGGGACGCGACGGGGGTTCACGCCTTCCTGACCAAGCCGATCGATCCGGTCCTCTTGGCCGCGACCCTGGCCGAAGCCTGCGCCCAGCCCGTCGAGGACGAGGCGGCGCGGGTGGCCTAA
- a CDS encoding autotransporter assembly complex family protein codes for MTSRLIPFHRIPPALAAAALAVGAASAASADPRAQIRGDLDADLRTALVRAIGETDGPPTNGFDARRRARAAVTSAEALLRSEGYYQPILTDIVEGDENPVAIVEITPGPRFVLTAPTIQWVAPEPEPDVIRTAQAELKLEPGDPGRAADVIAGEGRIIASLAREGYPDAVTQPRRVVVDHAALTVAPTFNINSGPLVRLDGVHVETRGPTNPQWVMGLAPWHKGQRYDPEQVAELERRLLETGVYDGVAVALTPADQTTPEGNRPVVVTLTDRPRRILEAGATFSTADGSGVNGLWTWYNRFGRADTLRFEARLATIDSRIGADLSLPHWRTPGETLALSAAVVNEDTDAYIRTAGVLSADLRQRIGKTSYYSYGLGLDAGRYSENRFDPITQAPISFDRDLAILTGRGSAYIDQSNDPLNPTTGWRVTVNVQPTAVTGEDTILFLRAEAQGTAYMPVQDNARTVLAGRMRLGSIIGGGELSVPSDRLFYSGGGGSVRGYQYQGVGPRLPDNTPRGGISLFEVSGEVRHDLGKGFGVVGFVDAGAIGFAETPDFSNLRYAVGIGARYNLSFGPIRADIAFPLDKREGDSNFQVYVSIGQAF; via the coding sequence TTGACGTCGAGGCTCATTCCCTTCCACCGCATCCCGCCCGCGCTCGCCGCGGCGGCCCTCGCCGTCGGCGCGGCGAGTGCTGCCTCGGCGGACCCGCGCGCCCAAATCCGGGGCGACCTCGACGCCGACCTGCGCACGGCCCTCGTCAGAGCCATCGGCGAGACGGACGGGCCACCGACCAACGGTTTCGACGCCCGCAGACGCGCCCGCGCCGCCGTGACCTCGGCTGAAGCCCTGTTGCGGTCGGAGGGCTACTACCAGCCGATCCTGACCGATATCGTCGAGGGCGATGAGAACCCTGTCGCCATCGTCGAGATCACGCCCGGGCCTCGCTTCGTCCTCACGGCCCCGACGATCCAGTGGGTCGCGCCGGAACCGGAACCCGACGTCATCCGCACCGCCCAGGCCGAACTCAAGCTTGAGCCCGGCGATCCCGGACGCGCGGCCGATGTCATCGCCGGCGAGGGCCGGATCATCGCCAGCCTGGCGCGGGAAGGCTATCCCGACGCCGTGACTCAGCCGCGTCGGGTCGTCGTCGATCACGCCGCCCTGACCGTCGCCCCAACCTTCAATATCAACTCCGGCCCTCTGGTCCGCCTGGACGGGGTCCACGTCGAGACGCGCGGCCCGACCAATCCGCAGTGGGTCATGGGTCTCGCGCCCTGGCATAAGGGCCAGCGCTACGATCCCGAACAGGTGGCCGAGTTGGAACGGCGGCTGCTGGAGACCGGCGTCTACGACGGCGTCGCCGTGGCTCTGACGCCGGCGGACCAGACGACGCCCGAGGGCAACCGCCCCGTCGTCGTAACCCTGACCGACCGGCCGCGCCGCATCCTTGAAGCGGGCGCCACCTTCTCGACCGCCGACGGGTCCGGCGTGAACGGGCTGTGGACCTGGTACAACCGTTTCGGCCGCGCCGACACCCTGCGGTTCGAGGCCCGTCTGGCGACCATCGACAGCCGCATCGGCGCCGATCTCAGCCTGCCGCACTGGCGGACGCCCGGCGAAACCCTGGCCCTGTCCGCCGCCGTTGTGAACGAGGACACAGACGCCTACATCCGCACCGCCGGCGTCCTGTCCGCCGACCTGCGCCAGCGCATCGGCAAGACCTCGTACTACAGTTATGGCCTGGGTCTCGACGCGGGCCGCTACAGCGAGAACCGGTTCGATCCGATCACCCAGGCGCCGATCAGCTTCGACCGCGACCTCGCCATCCTGACCGGCCGGGGCAGCGCCTATATCGACCAGTCGAACGACCCGTTGAACCCGACCACCGGCTGGCGGGTGACGGTCAATGTCCAGCCGACAGCGGTGACCGGCGAGGACACCATCCTGTTCCTCCGCGCCGAGGCTCAAGGGACCGCCTACATGCCGGTGCAAGACAACGCCCGCACGGTCTTGGCCGGTCGGATGCGGCTGGGCTCGATCATCGGCGGTGGCGAGCTCAGCGTGCCGTCGGATCGCCTCTTCTATTCGGGCGGCGGCGGTTCGGTGCGCGGCTACCAGTATCAGGGCGTCGGCCCACGCCTGCCTGACAATACGCCACGCGGCGGCATCTCCCTGTTCGAGGTCTCGGGCGAGGTGCGCCACGACCTTGGCAAGGGCTTCGGCGTGGTCGGATTCGTCGATGCCGGCGCCATCGGGTTCGCCGAGACGCCGGACTTCTCCAACCTGCGTTACGCCGTGGGCATCGGGGCCCGGTACAACCTGTCCTTCGGCCCGATCCGCGCCGACATCGCCTTCCCGCTCGACAAGCGCGAGGGCGATTCCAACTTTCAGGTCTATGTCAGCATCGGCCAGGCGTTTTGA
- a CDS encoding CaiB/BaiF CoA-transferase family protein, producing MKPLSGVRIIEFDGLGPVTFAGMVLADLGADVLRLSRAAAGAFGDVGNDVMHRARNAVVVDLKSPEDRDRVLDLIATADAVIEGFRPGVLERLGLGPEDCAARNPKLVFGRVTGWGQTGPLSQTVGHDINYIGLTGALHAMGEAGRPPVPPLNLVGDYGAGAMLLVAGVLAGVIEARTTGKGRVVDAAMTDGAALLSALFFSMAAGGHWGERGSNLLDGAAPFYRCYACSDGKFVAVGALEPRFYAALLAGLGLDPVEAPQMPVSQWPVLESKFAALFASRTRDDWAAHFAGTEACVTPVLSFAEAADHPHNRDRGTLAGSPLQPRPAPRFDGQVAPIEPAGSLSLDEALTRWG from the coding sequence ATGAAACCTCTTTCCGGCGTGCGTATCATCGAGTTCGACGGCCTGGGTCCCGTGACCTTCGCCGGCATGGTCCTGGCCGATCTGGGGGCCGATGTGCTGCGTCTCAGCCGCGCCGCGGCCGGCGCCTTCGGCGACGTCGGCAACGACGTGATGCACAGGGCCCGCAACGCCGTGGTGGTCGATCTGAAATCGCCCGAGGACCGCGACCGCGTCCTCGACCTGATCGCGACCGCCGACGCCGTCATCGAAGGCTTTCGCCCCGGCGTGCTGGAGCGGCTGGGTCTCGGCCCCGAAGATTGCGCCGCCCGCAATCCGAAACTGGTCTTCGGCCGGGTCACCGGTTGGGGCCAGACCGGGCCTCTGTCCCAGACCGTCGGCCACGACATCAACTACATCGGCCTGACCGGGGCGCTCCACGCCATGGGCGAGGCCGGTCGTCCGCCCGTCCCGCCGCTGAACCTCGTCGGCGACTACGGCGCCGGGGCCATGCTGCTGGTCGCGGGCGTCCTCGCCGGGGTGATCGAGGCCCGCACCACCGGCAAGGGCCGCGTCGTCGACGCCGCCATGACCGACGGCGCGGCGCTCCTGTCCGCCCTCTTCTTCTCGATGGCGGCCGGCGGCCACTGGGGCGAGCGCGGCTCGAACCTGCTGGACGGGGCCGCGCCCTTCTATCGCTGCTACGCCTGTTCGGACGGGAAGTTCGTCGCCGTCGGCGCCCTGGAGCCCCGCTTCTACGCCGCCCTCCTCGCCGGTCTCGGCCTCGATCCGGTCGAAGCGCCCCAGATGCCGGTCAGCCAGTGGCCGGTGCTGGAGTCGAAATTCGCCGCCCTCTTCGCCAGCCGAACCCGCGACGACTGGGCCGCCCATTTCGCCGGGACCGAAGCCTGCGTCACCCCGGTCCTGAGCTTCGCCGAGGCCGCCGACCATCCGCACAACCGGGATCGCGGCACCCTCGCCGGATCGCCGCTCCAGCCCAGGCCCGCGCCACGCTTCGACGGCCAGGTCGCCCCGATCGAACCGGCGGGATCGCTGTCGCTCGACGAAGCCCTGACGCGCTGGGGTTAG